The genomic segment CCTCCAACCACGACTTCTGCATCTCTAACATTACTCACACCATCAAGAACAATGAGAATCTTTTTATCAAGAAACCTATTCCTTGTGAAActtatttttgtatcatatgTGTCTATAAAAACTCTTTCTTCCCCAAAGATTTTTGAGAAGAAATCATCACGCAGATGACTCAacccttttgtttgacacattaGATGCAAGTCTGGCAGAAAGTAACTCAGGTCATATCTCTGAGCTTGCGTTCTATATATTTCTCTTGTGATAGCCGTTTTCCCTATACCAGCCATACCCCAAAGTCCAACAATCTGTGGGGCTGAAGGTTGATGACAATGTATTAATGGCAAGATACTCCCTAATAGAAGCTTGATTCCAATTAGGTTCCTGCCGGCTTCAAAACCAATCAACAAGCTGACATCTCTTACAATAATCTTGGCAAGCATACACTCATCCCTgcgcaagaaaagaaaaaaagaacaccaGACAAAATTTAATTAGCCAAACAACCTTCTTTATAAATGCTCTATCCAATGGCAAATATGTTAAGACAAATCACTAAATGGATTTCCTTGTTAATTAAGCATGTGTGCTCTAGTATATACTCCCGACAAATGTTCACAGAGGAAAACCATAGACATGTAAAATGGCGTAataggagaagagagaaatcaaTTACCCCTTTATATACTGCTTTCCATTGTagacaaataatttattcatgGCCTTCCTCCATTTATGAACTTCGAATGCATGTACTGAATTCTCAAAAGAGCCAGGAATTACATTAAAAAACACAGGCAGAAGCGCAAGGTTGATTGCTTCTAAATGGCCCATGATCACTGTGAATTTAGCCAGGCACTCTCTGGAACGAGCATAGTTCATCGTGATAATCATAATACAAACACGTGATCTGTATAGCGTATCCGGATCCCCAGTCATTGTGCTCCTGTCTAGATCATAGCTACAAGTGGTGAAGCCACGCCGACATAACTCATTATAGATGCAGCTGATGAAGTATGTCTCCTCAGAGTCTTGGTTTTTACCACAAGAAATTACTAATATAGGGTCAGACCCTGTAATGCTATGCTCAGGCAATCCTTGCTGAAAAGGAATTTCCACTTCCTTGAGTTTCTCTCTCAATTCTAGCTTCATTTTGGATGTAGCCGGTGATGTTGGATTCAGAGCTGCACTCTGAGAAGAACTTGCGGGAGCAGCGCCAGCGTTGTGCCTTCTGCAGCCAATGAAGAACTTGCTGCTATCCATACGGTGTCGTTGGAAGAAAACAGAATCTCCAACACTAAGCTGATTTTCCTTAACGTACCTGCTCCAACCTCTGGTAAATTCACACTGACTCCCGATGTTGTGGTATGAGTAGCCAAACAGCCATCCTTTGCCATCCTGGTCCTCAAATCGAATGAGGCTCTCGGTACCTCCCTGGAAGTTGGTGAAGGGAAAGTAATTCCTGGCGTCCTCATCGGTGATGATGAGAGAGTCAACGTTATCAACATCGTTGGTTTTCAAACGCATCTCAAAGAGATCCTCCTTGGTATGGTGACTGAGCATGTTCTTGAAAAATTCTTTTTGACTAGTCTGTTCTTCCGCAAGCTCCATCAAGAATGTTCTTACAATTTGGCTGTCAAAAGGATTTTCGTTGTGGCTTCCTAATATTCTTTTGAAGGTGTCGCCGCTGACGCTTCTAACGACGGCTTCAACTTTGTCAGAGGGCATGCGCCGGAGAAATTCAACGGCGTCATTGGCAGTGCAGTCAGATAAAGAACGCGGAGGTTTGCTgtttttgagaaattcaaaGAAAGCTTTTAATTCTTCGAATGGGTCCCTACAGCCAACATCTGCGGCTTCGAATTTTTCGTCATCGGTTATCCCTGAACCAGAACAACTATGGCTTATCGGAGAAGTCACCTCTTTTAGGTTGATTACATCCCTGTAATGAACAAGGACAATATGCTCGTATTCCCTGATATAATGAAGCAATAAACTTTATGTTCACTTTTGAGAAATAAACAGGAGTAACGTATATACACATAGTATGAGTACATGACTCACGGATCTAACATCCAGTAGATACGCCTCTGAAAAGTGGGACTGTGCTCTCCATGCGCATAATAACAATTCAAAGCATCAACGTTTCCCACCTGTTCACAAACACGTCGATCAAGAGTTATTAACAACCTTAAGAACAACATAACTTAAGttgcaaacacacaaaatcttgGAGACTGGCATAGTCATTAATAAcgttaagaaaaaacaaatctaaagtTGCAAAAGACGATATTTGGAGATTGGAATAGTCATAACAACTAGCAAATTATCTAAAATCATGATAGAAAACCTTGTCATGATGATAACATGTAAGAGTATGATACTAACATCCAAGAGCATTTGAGCAACAATGTGAGAAGTCTATGAGATCATAGTTGAGTATCCCTGGTACCTTAAGTCGTTCGTGTGCTTCTGCAATAGCTCTACCATCCTTTTTTCTCCGCCATTGATGGCCATCTTTACGGAAGAATTTAAGAACCTTTCtattgaaaagaaacaaagaccCACCTGTGAGAGACATGAGTTTAAGAAAATTGattaaatcaaaaccaaaccagTAAAGTCAGAAAGAAAGTCAAACTTACTTGTAGGCCTTTGAGGTGCCGTATGTGTAAGCGTCAATCTTTCATGATTCTGCAATATGAACAGCACCTCAGGAGGTTTCAACCACCGGATCTGAGCTTCTTGATACAGAGTAGTAATTTCATATtctgagaaaaaacaaaaggttttaAACAATCATTACTCATCGAAATACACAAAGTTTGATACTTTCGAGGCAAAAGAGGAAAATGGAGAAACCCTCAACAAACTCACCGGATTGCATAGCCATTGGGGATGAGATATGGTCGACTTGAGGTAGTAATAAACCTATTCAAAGACAGAGATGAGTCGCTAAACCAGTAGGAACgacaaagaagacgaagaaaggataaatacaaaacaaataaaataagcaTTAGACTTTGACCCACTAAGAAGACTCACACTGTTCACATTCAATCGTATCTTCGACTCATTTTACAACCTCAACTCCTAACCCACTCATTTAATTTCCATGgctgcttcttcatcttcctccgcGTCGGATCCATCCCGCCGGCAATACGACGTGTTTCTCAGTTTCCGAGGCGCAGACACGCGCCACTCCTTCACTTGCTATCTCCGCGATTTTCTCCGCCGGAAAGGGATCGATGCTTTCATCGATGAGGAACTTCGGCGAGGCAACGATCTCTCCAAACTTCTCGAAAGGATCGAGCAATCGAAGATCTCGATCGTCGTTTTCTCAGAGAACTACGCGAATTCTGCTTGGTGTTTAGAGGAACTCGCGAAGATCATGGACTGTAAAAAGACCTTCGATCAGGTGGTTTTACCGGTCTTCTACAAAGTTCCGACATGTGACGTGAGGTATCAAACGGGGAGTTTCGGAGCTCCGTTCAAGAGATCTGAAGAGGTTTTCCAGGGATTTGAACACAGAGTTCCGGCATGGAAGGATGCCCTGACCGCTGCTTCTCAAATCGCCGGCTACGTTTTGCCGGAGAGAAGGTACCTAAACGATTTGACTTTGGTTTTGAGTTCTAAAAGAATTCCGGTTTAAGATATGGTTAAGTATCGGTTTATTGTTTTAGAGGATGTTGGGttgaatattaataaaattccGGTTTAGTAATTGGTTGAGCCTCGGTTTACAGTGTAAATAGATTTTGGGTTGAGATGTAATTGAATTCCGATTTAGTAATTGGTTAAGCCACGGTTTACTGGTTAAGCCACTTCTTGAGTAAAATCATCACTATCTTGTTTACTGTGTTGCAGCGCagcaaattttaaaaatgtctaAATTATGTTTCATTGCATTAAAGGAATAAAAAACCAGAACTAATTGGTCTCTAGTTTCATGAAATTTGTATAGCATTGTACTATTTTTGTTGGTATTCATTAATGTAGAACCGTAAGAGAGTTCTTCATACCAAATTTATGTGCTTTGTGTTGTGTCTCACTGCTTCTCATATTCTAATGAAGCCAATTATTTCATGGAGATCAATCATTTGCCTTTTTTCGTTTACTTTGAAACTTATCCTGATAAAAAATGATGCATTTGGCAGCCCGGAGTGTGAGTTTGTAGACAAAATTGCCAAGGAAACGTTCAAGGTTCTAAACAAGATGTCTCCATCTGAAATTCAAGGTCTTCCAGGGATTGAATCGCGTGTGATGGAACTTGAAAAGATAATGTGTTTCGAAGAAAAGACTTGTGTGCGAGTTGTTGGAGTTCTTGGGATGGCTGGGATTGGTAAGACAACTGTTGCAGATTGTGTTTACAAGCGAAACTATGGCCACTATGATGGTTACTGCTTCCTTGCAAATATTCACAATGAGTCAAAACTAAGTGGAGTAGATCATTTGCAGCAGAAGCTCCTCCGTAAGTTATTAGATGAAGACAATCTTGATGTTGGAGCTCCTGAAGGAGCACATGAAGCCTTAAAGGACCGCCTTCGAAACAAAAAGCTGTTAATTGTGCTTGACAATGTGGCTAACGAGAATCAAATTAGACTTCTTATTGGGGGAGAGGGACAAGAGCTGTACAGAGAAGGAACTCGGATTGTTATAACAACAAGGGACAAGAAACTTTTAGAGAAGATTGTGAACGAAACATATGTAGTTCCTAGATTAAGCGGAAGAGAGTCTTTGGAGCTTTTCTGCTTGAATGCATTTTCTAGTCATCTCTGCGCTACAGCCGAGTTCATGGATCTATCAAACAAGTTTGTGGATTATTCTAAAGGGCATCCATTAGCTCTGAAATTGTTAGGTTCTGATCTTTGTCAACGAGATAAGTTATATTGGATTAGGAAATTGGAGAGACTGCAGAGAAGACCAGATGGAAAGATTCAAGAAGTCTTGAAAATGAGTTATGAGGAACTATGTCCGGAAGAACAGAGCATATTTCTGGATGTTGCTTGCTTTTTTAGATCAGAAAAGTTGGATTTTGTTTCAAGGATTCTGAGCACTTACCACATTGATGCTTCTAATGTGATAAATGATCTTATTGACAAGTGCTTGGTAACTGTCTCGGATAACCGGCTGGAGATGCATGACCTACTGCTTACGATGGGGAAGGAAATTGGTTATGAATCATCCATCAAAGAGGCAGGTAAGCGTGGTAGGTTATGGGACCAAGAAGATATTTGTCGCGTTTTGAAGTATAAAACGGTGAGCCAAAATGTTTCATTTTGTTATTACGAATGTGATTCTTCTACTGTAGTTTTTCtgaactttttcttttccaggGGACTGCAGAAATTAGGGGGATCTTCTTGGATATGTCTAATGTAGAAAGCATGAAGCTAAGTGCTGATATTTTCACGAGAATGTTGAGTCTCAAATTCCTGAAAATCTACAATTCCAATTGTTCCAAGTGGTGTGAAAACCATTGTAGATTTCGTTTCCCGGGTGGGCTTGATTGCTTTCCAGATGAGCTGGTGTATATCCACTGGCAGGGGTACCCTTTGGAGTATCTGCCATTGAACTTCAACCCGAAGAAACTCATTGATCTTAGTCTTCGTTATAGCAGCATTAAGCAACTATGGGAAGATGAGAAGGTTAGCGGTGAATTCTTTCATTTTATCAGATTATACTACAGTGTGATGCTGGATCAAGTATgtgattattaaattatttgtcTTGCAGAACACAGGAGAGTTAAGGTGGGTTGATCTCAGCTACTCGAAAGATTTACTGAATTTATCTGGCTTGTTGGAAGCTCGTAAACTCGAGAGATTAAATCTTGAATGCTGTACAAGTTTAGCCAAATGTTCATCAATCCAGCACATGGACAGTCTTGTTTCGCTGAATCTCAGAGATTGCATAAACCTCAAGCGTCTTCCAAAGAGTATTAATCTGAAATTTTTGAAGGTTCTTGTCCTTAGTGGCTGTTCAAAACTCAAGAAATTCCCAACTATTTCAGATAACATAGAATCTTTACATCTGGATGGTACAGCAGTAAAAAGAGTTCCTGAATCCATAGAGAGTCTCCTGAAACTTGCTGTGttaaatctaaagaaatgttGCAGGTTGATGCATCTTCCTGACACTCTTTGCAAACTCAAGTCTCTAAAAGAACTGATTCTCTCTGGCTGTTCAAAGCTAGAGAGTTTTCCGGATATTCATGAAGACATGGGAAGCTTAGAGATTCTGCTCATTGATGATACAGCCATTAAACAAACTCCCAGAAAAATGTGNNNNNNNNNNNNNNNNNNNNNNNNNNNNNNNNNNNNNNNNNNNNNNNNNNNNNNNNNNNNNNNNNNNNNNNNNNNNNNNNNNNNNNNNNNNNNNCCAAATGTTCATCAATCCAGCACATGGACAGTCTTGTTTCACTGAATCTCAGAGATTGCATAAACCTCAAGCGTCTTCCAAAGAGTATaaatctgaaatttttgaaGGTTCTTGTCCTTAGTGGCTGTTCAAAACTCAAGAAATTCCCAACTATTTCAGATAACATAGAATCTTTACATCTGGATGGTACAGCAGTAAAAAGAGTTCCTGAATCCATAGAGAGTCTCCTGAAACTTGCTGTGttaaatctaaagaaatgttGCAGGTTGATGCATCTTCCTGACACTCTTTGCAAACTCAAGTCTCTAAAAGAACTGATTCTCTCTGGCTGTTCAAAGCTAGAGAGTTTTCCGGATATTCATGAAGACATGGGAAGCTTAGAGATTCTGCTCATTGATGATACAGCCATTAAACAAACTCCCAGAAAAATGTGTATGAGTAATCTCAAGCTGTTTTCGTTTGGTGGATCTAAAGTCCAAGATTTCAGGGGTTTGGAATTGCTGCCTTTCTCAGGCTGCTCTCAGTTATCAGACATGTATCTCACAGATTGTAATCTGTACAAGTTGCCGGACAACTTTAGCTGCTTATCCTCGCTGCAGTCTCTATGCTTGAGCAAAAACAATATCGAGAATCTACCAGGAAGCATTAAGAAACTTCATCATCTCAAGTCTCTTTACTTGAAGCATTGTCAAAAGCTCATTTCACTGCCAGTGCTTCCATCAAATCTGCAGTACTTGGATGCTCATGGCTGTATCTCACTCGAAACAATAGCAAAACCTATGACGCTTCTTGTGATAGCTGAAAAGACCCATTCTACTTTTGTATTCACAGATTGCTTCAAGCTAAACCGAGATGCACAAGAAAATATTGTGGCTCATACTCAACTCAAGAGTCAAATACTGGTGAATGGATTTCTTCAACGTAATCATCATAAGGTCCAATATCTGTTTGCTCTGTTATTATACCAGTGACATTGACATTTACAGTGTCATTCTTAAATggcttttttggttttatcattTCAGGAACTAGTTTTGGAACCTTTAGCTGCTGTAAGTTTTCCAGGAAATGATTTGCCATTATGGTTCCGCCATCAGAGAATGGGATCTTCAATGGAAATCAACCTGCCTCCACACTGGTGCGATGATAAATTTATTGGACTTTCTCTCTGCACTGTTGTCTCTTTCAAGGATTATGAAGATAGAACCAGCCGGTTCTCcgtaatatgcaaatgcaagttCAGAAACGAAGACGGTGATTCCATCAGTTTTACTTGTAATCTTGGAGGATGGAAAGAGCAGTGTGGATCATCTAGCCACGAAAAATCAAGAAGACTTAGCTCTGATCATGTGTTCATCAGTTATAACAACTGTTACCATGCCAAGAAAATCGATGATCTCAATAGATGTTGCAACACCACTGCCTCATTCAAATTTTTTCTCACTGATGGCAAAGCCAAAAGAAAACTAGATTGCTGTGAGGTTGTGAAATGTGGAATGAGCTTGTTACATGCACCGGACGAGAATGATTATAGGTTGCATGGGTTACAAGAGAATAATCTCGAGAAAGCTGGAAAAGAAACAGATCTAAACGAAACTGCCTTGGATGAAGTTGTGGTATCGAAGAGAGGCCGTTTATgttttcaagaagaagagctactgaacaggaaaaaaataaaggaagaagTCTCGTTTTCTAATTACGAGTGTACTGTAACTTCCGTTCTTAGTTACACGAAGCCAGCAAAGCCTAATCACTGGACATAACTTATTTCAGAAAGATGATTTCTACCGTATTCTTGGCTTATTCTTGTTTTAAATCTACCTTATTCTTGGCTTCATCTCTTAATTTGAATTGTAGAAACAGTAATGTACAGAGACGCTCAAGTTTCAAGTCAATTGGCTACTCTCTTAAACAATTTTCAAGAAGAGAGATAATTGAATCTCTGTATCACAAACTCATAATCAgatcttttttagtttttagtttttttttttttttttttttNNNAAAAATGTAACAGCTTAGATTTGACTTGCAATAAGATTCACTGAAACTTGAAGTAAAGTTCCAATGCGAACTTATTGCGATTTAATCTCTGCACAATACTCATTAATAAGATTCTTTGAGACTTGAAGTAAAGTTCCAATAGAAATGCATTACCAGTTCATTTGCCACCTCGCATATGTTAACTTTATCCACAAACTTTGatattatacaacaaaatcatcTTGTTCATGCCTTTGAGTGATATGGTTTACGTCTTCTAATAATAAGAAATAAGAATAAGTATAGCCTAAAAAGTTCAGAAAGTCAAATGCTTGAGTTGTAAAATACCAAAGAATCCGCAATAGAAGAATGAATATCACacaatcaaaagtcaaaagtgGAAGCCAAACACACTAAACAATACTATTTGCTTCAAACCTTACCAATGTTTCAGACCGTTGACCTAAGTTGTAAAATCATAATTTCTAAGAcgaaaaatactaatataaaacaaatatcatgAGAATTAGGAGTGTTCACATAATGTGTTGAAAAGTCACGCAACAAGTCACATGAATATTTTTCCCATACATACAAACCAAAGTAACCCCACAAGATTAATTGAAGCCTCACGTTTCTTTCTTGGTCACTTTTAGACGTTACCAAACCCACTGAATAAACAACTTTAATGGGATCGTCTCGACTTTATTATGcattttacttataattaaaATCCCCGAAGATGGAAAATGATGATTTGCTTTTTATGTATCCTTTAATTGAACAAACAGAACCACCACAGCACCAtattttgaagaagaaacaaaaagcaatGGCTTCACAAACCAAACTTAAGAAACCAAATTCTCATTTTAGTCTTTGTACTTTCCTCTTCTTTACCGTCCTCTTTACCATCCCggctctcttcctcctccgcaGCTCCTCTTGCTCCTCCTCCACAATCGCagtctcctcttcctctgacacATACCAGCCACCATGGTCTGGCGACCTTCAAACCGCCCAGTTTGCCTGGAACCGCCTTGCTTTCTCCTTAACCAACCCTCCCAAATCCCTAAAACTCGCTGTTTTCTCCCGTAAATGGCCTACTGGGCCCAATCCTGGCGGCATGGAACGTCATGCTTTAACTCTCTACACTGCTTTAGCCCGCCGTGGACACCGCGTCCACGTTTTCACCTCTCCCTTAGACCATTCCcctgaaaccaacaaaatcacTCCGGTTTCCGACCAAATCTTATACCCTATGATCCATTCTCACGGCGACGCGGAGCCTGGAAAATGGCGGTACAACAAAGCATGGGAGCTTTAccaagaagagaacaagaaagaaCCTTTCGATGCGGTTCACACCGAAAGCGTGGCTTTACCTCACTGGATCGCCCGGGAGGTTCCAAACCTAGCCGTCTCGTGGCACGGCATTGCGCTAGAGAGCTTACAATCAAGCATTTACCAAGACCTGATCCGTAAACCAGACGAACCAAGATCACAAGGCTTCAATGCAAGCCTATACGGTGCCGTGCTTCCCAAGATACTCGACGAAATCAGATTCTTTCACAATTACGCTCACCACATTGCTATCAGCGATAGCTGCGGAGAAATGCTAAGAGACGTTTACCAAATCCCTGAGAAAAGGGTTCACGTGATCCTCAACGGAGTTGATGAACACGGATTCACATCAGACAAGAAGCTACGTACTCTGTTTAGGTCAAAATTAGGGTTACCAGAAAACTCATCAGCGGTCGTTTTAGGAGCCGCAGGGAGATTAGTTAAAGACAAAGGACATCCATTACTCTTCGAAGCTTTCTCGAAACTAATCGAAACACATTCTAATGTTTACCTCGTAGTAGCTGGATCAGGGCCATGGGAGAATCGTTACAAGGAACTAGGAGATAAAGTTTCCATTTTGGGATCTCTAAACCCAAACGAACTCAAGGGTTTCTACAACGGGATAGATTTGTTCGTGAATCCAACGCTTAGACCACAAGGACTCGATTTGACGTTAATGGAAGCGATGTTGAGTGGTAAACCAGTGATGGCGTCGAGGTACGCAAGCATAAAGAGGAGTATAGTGGTGAATGATGAGTTTGGGTTTATGTTTGCGCCGAATGTGGAAGCTTTGACGGCGGTTATGGAGGTTGCGGTGGCGGAAGGAGCGGATAGATTGGCGGAGAGAGGGAGAAAGTGTAAAGAGTATGCGGCGGAGATGTTTACGGCGAGTAAGATGGCTTTGGCTTATGAGAGGCTTTTTCTTTGTATTAACGATCAGAAATTTTGTATCTACCCATAATTAGTAATTTACTCAAAGTACTTTTATTTTACCATCAGTTGAAATTTTTTCCCCATTATTGGAAAAGTGAGTCATAGCAAACTAAGAAAAGTAATCAGTTACATATGCGACCCCGCCCCTTACGTATggaaaattttacaattatctAGCTATAGTATATCTTATTTTCcaattcaagaaaaataatataatctttaAGAACAACTGGAGTTGGGTTCATCATGCATCAACGCTCAAGATCCCTACTCATTGGGATAAGGAGAAATACAGTGTACTTAGTTTCACATAGTAGTTGTGACGGTCTCGTTTGTCTCTGCTAAAATCATATGATGTTACTTTTCTCTGCTAAATCCTGTCTTATATTTTCCTGAGTTTAATCTCTATTTCATAAATTTGATAATTGTCAATATTAAATTGTAATCTTTGCCTTTTCATCAACTCATATGTTTAAGAGGCCATAATCTAGTGATTTAATTCAactaattactaaaattgttataatataaatcCTACAAACACAAACAGTTGAAATTGAGGCAAATAGCTAAGAGTCGATGTTTGAACTTATGCGAGCTTGT from the Camelina sativa cultivar DH55 chromosome 12, Cs, whole genome shotgun sequence genome contains:
- the LOC104733487 gene encoding disease resistance-like protein CSA1 encodes the protein MAASSSSSASDPSRRQYDVFLSFRGADTRHSFTCYLRDFLRRKGIDAFIDEELRRGNDLSKLLERIEQSKISIVVFSENYANSAWCLEELAKIMDCKKTFDQVVLPVFYKVPTCDVRYQTGSFGAPFKRSEEVFQGFEHRVPAWKDALTAASQIAGYVLPERSPECEFVDKIAKETFKVLNKMSPSEIQGLPGIESRVMELEKIMCFEEKTCVRVVGVLGMAGIGKTTVADCVYKRNYGHYDGYCFLANIHNESKLSGVDHLQQKLLRKLLDEDNLDVGAPEGAHEALKDRLRNKKLLIVLDNVANENQIRLLIGGEGQELYREGTRIVITTRDKKLLEKIVNETYVVPRLSGRESLELFCLNAFSSHLCATAEFMDLSNKFVDYSKGHPLALKLLGSDLCQRDKLYWIRKLERLQRRPDGKIQEVLKMSYEELCPEEQSIFLDVACFFRSEKLDFVSRILSTYHIDASNVINDLIDKCLVTVSDNRLEMHDLLLTMGKEIGYESSIKEAGKRGRLWDQEDICRVLKYKTGTAEIRGIFLDMSNVESMKLSADIFTRMLSLKFLKIYNSNCSKWCENHCRFRFPGGLDCFPDELVYIHWQGYPLEYLPLNFNPKKLIDLSLRYSSIKQLWEDEKNTGELRWVDLSYSKDLLNLSGLLEARKLERLNLECCTSLAKCSSIQHMDSLVSLNLRDCINLKRLPKSINLKFLKVLVLSGCSKLKKFPTISDNIESLHLDGTAVKRVPESIESLLKLAVLNLKKCCRLMHLPDTLCKLKSLKELILSGCSKLESFPDIHEDMGSLEILLIDDTAIKQTPRKM
- the LOC104731617 gene encoding inactive disease resistance protein RPS4, translated to MDSLVSLNLRDCINLKRLPKSINLKFLKVLVLSGCSKLKKFPTISDNIESLHLDGTAVKRVPESIESLLKLAVLNLKKCCRLMHLPDTLCKLKSLKELILSGCSKLESFPDIHEDMGSLEILLIDDTAIKQTPRKMCMSNLKLFSFGGSKVQDFRGLELLPFSGCSQLSDMYLTDCNLYKLPDNFSCLSSLQSLCLSKNNIENLPGSIKKLHHLKSLYLKHCQKLISLPVLPSNLQYLDAHGCISLETIAKPMTLLVIAEKTHSTFVFTDCFKLNRDAQENIVAHTQLKSQILVNGFLQRNHHKELVLEPLAAVSFPGNDLPLWFRHQRMGSSMEINLPPHWCDDKFIGLSLCTVVSFKDYEDRTSRFSVICKCKFRNEDGDSISFTCNLGGWKEQCGSSSHEKSRRLSSDHVFISYNNCYHAKKIDDLNRCCNTTASFKFFLTDGKAKRKLDCCEVVKCGMSLLHAPDENDYRLHGLQENNLEKAGKETDLNETALDEVVVSKRGRLCFQEEELLNRKKIKEEVSFSNYECTVTSVLSYTKPAKPNHWT
- the LOC104731622 gene encoding uncharacterized protein LOC104731622, producing the protein MENDDLLFMYPLIEQTEPPQHHILKKKQKAMASQTKLKKPNSHFSLCTFLFFTVLFTIPALFLLRSSSCSSSTIAVSSSSDTYQPPWSGDLQTAQFAWNRLAFSLTNPPKSLKLAVFSRKWPTGPNPGGMERHALTLYTALARRGHRVHVFTSPLDHSPETNKITPVSDQILYPMIHSHGDAEPGKWRYNKAWELYQEENKKEPFDAVHTESVALPHWIAREVPNLAVSWHGIALESLQSSIYQDLIRKPDEPRSQGFNASLYGAVLPKILDEIRFFHNYAHHIAISDSCGEMLRDVYQIPEKRVHVILNGVDEHGFTSDKKLRTLFRSKLGLPENSSAVVLGAAGRLVKDKGHPLLFEAFSKLIETHSNVYLVVAGSGPWENRYKELGDKVSILGSLNPNELKGFYNGIDLFVNPTLRPQGLDLTLMEAMLSGKPVMASRYASIKRSIVVNDEFGFMFAPNVEALTAVMEVAVAEGADRLAERGRKCKEYAAEMFTASKMALAYERLFLCINDQKFCIYP